In Tistrella mobilis, the genomic window GGGCCAGTCGGTATCCTCCGCCCGGCCGGCGCGGGCATGGCAGGCGGCAAGGGCCGCCTGGAGGGCATAGGGGCCGTCGGCGCCGCCGGATGCGTCTGCCCGGGAGAGAGCGTCGAGCCCCCGGCGGATCAGCGTCCGGTCCCAGAGGCGCCGGTTCTGTGCGGTCAGCGGCACGGGGGAGCCGTCCTCGGCCAGCCGGGCCGCGAAGCGCGAGGCCTGCAGATCCATCAGCCCGCAAAGACCGTGGATTTCCGCCTCCCCCGGCATGGCCGCCGCCAGGATCCGCCCCAGCCGCCGGGCCTCGTCGGCAAGCGCCGGCCGGATCAGGTCTTCGCCCGAGGTCGCGGCATAGCCTTCGTTGAAGATCAGGTAGATCACCTCCAGGACCGAGGCGAGCCTGGGTTTGAGGTCGTCGCCGCGCGGGATCTCCCAGGCGAGACCCGCAGCCCCCAGCGCCTTCTTCGCCCGCAGAATCCGCTGGGCGATCGCCGGCTCTTTCGCCAGGAAGGCGCGGGCGATCTCGTCGGTGGTGAGCCCGCCGATCAGGCGCAGGGTCAGTGCCACCCGGGCCTCGCGGGAGAGCAGGGGGTGGCAGGCGGTGAAGATCAGTCCCAGGGTCTCGTCGCCGAGATCGTCATCCATGGCCGCCTCTGCCGCGCTTATCTGTGCGGCCCCGTCATCCTCGGGCGCGTGGCCGAGTTCGGCGAGCTTCAGGGCCCGCATCCGCCGGTGGCGGAAACGGTCGATCGCCCGGCGCTTCGCCGTTGCCGTCAGCCAGGCGCCGGGTCTGGCCGGAATGCCGGTGCGCGGCCAGTCGGCGAGGGCGGCAAGCAGGGCGTCCTGTGCCAGCTCCTCGGCCAGATCGAGATCACGCACCAGCCGGGCGAGCCCGCCGATCAGGCGGGCCCGTTCCATCCGGAACACGGTTTCGACCGCGCGGCGAACCGCCGCGTCGGGGTCAGCGTCCGGCGAGGTCATGGCGGACCCGGTCGTGGATCGCCGCAACGTCGGGGGTCAGCACTTCGGCGAAATCGGCCATCTCGTAGAAGGGCCGGATTTCGAGTTCGCTGGGGCCGGGCATCGGGTTGGGGCAGCGCCTGGCCCATTCGACCGCCTCGGCCATGTCCTTCACCTCCCAGATCCAGTAGCCGGCGACCAGTTCCCGCGTTTCGGCGAAGGGGCCGTCGACCACCGTACGGGTGGGGCCGTCGAAGGCCATCCTTTTGCCTTCGGCGGAGGGCTTCAGGCCGTCGCCCGACAGCATGATGCCGGCTGCGACCAGTTCCTCGTTGAATCGGCCCATCGCTTCGAACAGCTCGACCGAGGGCATGATGCCCGCCTCGCTGTCGGCCGTCGCCTTCACCAGAACCATGACACGCATCGTCTCGTCTCCGTCATCGATGGAGGCTTGATCGCCCCCCTGACATGACGACGATCCGCGTCGGCCGCAATCGACAGCGCCCGCGGTTTTTTTAACCCGGGCGCTCAGCCGCCCCAGCTGGCGGCATCCGGCACCACCGCGGCGAAGCGGTCGGCGAGCGCCGCCAGCGTTGCGCGATGCAGGATTTCGGCCGGAACCGGTTCCGTTTCCCCGGCCGCCGCGGGCAGGTCGCGGGTGGCCGAAGCCCTGCCGACCACGGTCGGGGTGAACCCCAGATGCAGGGCGGCGCGGGTGGTGCTGGAGACGCAGAGATGGGTCATGAAGCCGGCGAAGACCGGCTGATCGCGGCCAAGCGCCCGCAGCCGTGCCGCCAGATCGGTGCCGGTGAAACCGTCGGGGAGGGATTTGTCGATCACCACTTCACCGTCACGCGGACCGGCAGCGGGAATGATCAGCGATCCGGTGGCCCCT contains:
- a CDS encoding RNA polymerase sigma factor, coding for MTSPDADPDAAVRRAVETVFRMERARLIGGLARLVRDLDLAEELAQDALLAALADWPRTGIPARPGAWLTATAKRRAIDRFRHRRMRALKLAELGHAPEDDGAAQISAAEAAMDDDLGDETLGLIFTACHPLLSREARVALTLRLIGGLTTDEIARAFLAKEPAIAQRILRAKKALGAAGLAWEIPRGDDLKPRLASVLEVIYLIFNEGYAATSGEDLIRPALADEARRLGRILAAAMPGEAEIHGLCGLMDLQASRFAARLAEDGSPVPLTAQNRRLWDRTLIRRGLDALSRADASGGADGPYALQAALAACHARAGRAEDTDWPRIAGLYDRLAAVLPSPVVELNRAVAHGMAFGPGAGLALLAPLDGLAALAGYAPLQAAIGDMLARAGQPAEAHARFTRAASLAGNPRERDFLLARAAACAA
- a CDS encoding YciI family protein; this encodes MRVMVLVKATADSEAGIMPSVELFEAMGRFNEELVAAGIMLSGDGLKPSAEGKRMAFDGPTRTVVDGPFAETRELVAGYWIWEVKDMAEAVEWARRCPNPMPGPSELEIRPFYEMADFAEVLTPDVAAIHDRVRHDLAGR
- a CDS encoding cysteine hydrolase family protein, which encodes MPLTAPATTLLAHAGTPLQPADPARAALVLVAVQEEYRNGRLPLVGVDAALDEICRLLHRMRRLEVPVIHLRHLGRAGDALFNPGATGSLIIPAAGPRDGEVVIDKSLPDGFTGTDLAARLRALGRDQPVFAGFMTHLCVSSTTRAALHLGFTPTVVGRASATRDLPAAAGETEPVPAEILHRATLAALADRFAAVVPDAASWGG